In the Helianthus annuus cultivar XRQ/B chromosome 11, HanXRQr2.0-SUNRISE, whole genome shotgun sequence genome, one interval contains:
- the LOC110891809 gene encoding uncharacterized protein LOC110891809, with protein sequence MKPTLLLQTPTMKRVFSRLQFIQTPDWSDVNFTATQIGPEERPNLENTAHFKGKVAPRSSSRFKVGESATKPITGINTEGTHVDGSSYPRDKRPSLSDSKASKSSDLPDLNKKHQPQQSSPSVLNDPKWCRDFSERLADVVDPADKKCHEAMTADELEDSLFIHLKIHFVLLRRYTVG encoded by the exons ATGAAGCCAACATTGCTTCTGCAAACTCCAACCATG AAAAGGGTCTTCTCCAGACTCCAGTTTATTCAGACACCTGACTGGTCAGATGTGAATTTTACCGCAACACAAATTGGTCCGGAAGAAAGACCAAATCTGGAAAATACTGCTCATTTTAAAGGAAAAGTTGCCCCCAGATCATCGTCTCGATTCAAAGTTGGGGAGTCTGCCACAAAGCCCATTACAGGTATTAATACTGAAGGCACACACGTTGATGGGTCAAGCTATCCGCGAGATAAAAGACCTTCGCTTTCAGACTCCAAGGCCTCAAAGTCAAGTGATTTACCGGACCTGAATAAGAAACACCAGCCGCAACAGTCAAGTCCGAGTGTATTAAACGACCCAAAGTGGTGCAGGGACTTCTCTGAGCGTTTAGCGGATGTCGTGGACCCTGCTGACAAAAAATGTCACGAGGCAATGACCGCCGATGAGTTAGAGGACAGTTTGTTCATACATTTGAAAATTCATTTTGTATTACTCAGGAGATATACCGTAGGTTGA
- the LOC110889719 gene encoding uncharacterized protein LOC110889719, whose translation MSHCDTPASFGESEPPHIKNWFSSYEYESFVLETNDNFGFSEHQGSEDFENECSTGNTIKQTENSRELVTNGKNEGVLIKCNQSEEHNKCQKQVLESQDSPLLTPEPPSIENWFSSYAYESPVMDTIGDDHKECMVDCNEKMEFKKEENLCVTPDDLVCEQTSKCDNVSTKDDKNSTDLPTNAANVNSFENRSEKLEEPGDDFVSCLTKDDKKSTDLPNNGAHVKSFETESRKFEDSGNGFVSTKSKKENYEKSKRVKGVGQKRCVDSPVNKMKKSDERVTLGDVTNILDEHSNVTGKWKCPRKRKPDVGPPLKQLRLGQWFHHV comes from the exons ATGAGTCACTGCGATACGCCTGCGAGTTTCGGGGAATCAG AACCTCCTCACATCAAGAATTGGTTCTCGAGCTATGAATATGAATCTTTTGTGCTTGAAACCAATGATAATTTTGGATTTTCCGAGCATCAAGGAAGCGAAGATTTTGAAAATGAGTGTAGTACCGGAAACACAATAAAACAAACCGAAAATTCAAGGGAGTTGGTTACAAATGGGAAAAACGAAGGTGTGTTGATCAAATGTAACCAATCTGAGGAACATAACAAGTGCCAAAAACAG GTTCTTGAATCTCAAGATTCGCCTTTGCTCACCCCCG AACCTCCTAGCATTGAGAATTGGTTCTCAAGCTATGCATACGAATCTCCGGTAATGGATACTATAGGTGATGATCATAAAGAGTGTATGGTTGATTGTAATGAAAAG ATGGAATTTAAAAAAGAAGAAAACTTGTGTGTTACTCCTGATGATTTGGTTTGCGAGCAAACCTCCAAATGCGATAACGTTTCAACAAAAGATGACAAAAACTCAACCGATTTACCTACCAACGCTGCAAATGTGAATTCATTTGAAAACAGAAGCGAAAAGCTTGAAGAACCCGGGGATGATTTTGTAAGCTGTTTAACGAAAGATGACAAAAAGTCAACCGATTTACCTAACAACGGCGCCCATGTAAAATCCTTTGAAACTGAAAGCAGAAAGTTTGAAGATTCTGGGAATGGTTTTGTATCAACCAAAAGCAAAAAAGAAAACTATGAAAAGTCAAAGCGGGTCAAAGGTGTGGGTCAAAAGAGATGTGTAGATTCACCTGTTAATAAGATGAAGAAAAGTGATGAAAGGGTGACGCTTGGAGATGTGACAAACATACTTGATGAGCATTCAAATGTGACTGGAAAATGGAAGTGTCCAAGGAAGAGGAAACCGGATGTTGGCCCGCCATTAAAGCAGCTTCGGCTTGGACAATGGTTTCATCATGTATAA
- the LOC110887842 gene encoding uncharacterized protein LOC110887842, with the protein MTSKWTDLNKKISKFNACFIQNSRNPQSGASEATIMQQAIELYCTTYHKRTFPHVAAWEVARHHPKWVPVELVDTSGPTAPKNRGGSKRTKTSDSGNYTTSASDNLPQMNLNDEPLDEPLDEPVEEDTPTRPRRRRGGDSSSKGKEAVAESIFRIEEEKMTQYKMAEQRKETMMTLKVEREQAYKEHLKTIERQNDLKILCEKHAHLDEPFKSIVIEQKRAICAKWGWEMPSV; encoded by the exons ATGACGTCGAAGTGGACGGATTTGAACAAGAAAATTAGCAAGTTCAacgcttgtttcattcaaaat agCCGAAACCCACAAAGTGGAGCGAGCGAGGCGACGATCATGCAACAAGCCATCGAATTGTATTGCACAACGTACCATAAGAGAACTTTTCCACACGTGGCGGCATGGGAAGTTGCGAGACATCACCCGAAGTGGGTCCCCGTTGAGTTGGTTGACACGAGTGGTCCTACGGCTCCAAAAAATCGAGGCGGTTCAAAAAGAACAAAGACATCCGATTCGGGGAACTACACGACTTccgcgtcggataacttgccccaAATGAACTTAAACGACGAGCCTCTAGACGAACCCCTTGACGAGCCCGTTGAGGAAGATACACCCACAAGGCCACGACGCAGACGAGGTGGTGATTCGTCAAGCAAAGGGAAGGAGGCGGTGGCGGAGTCGATTTTTAGAATCGAAGAGGAGAAAATGACCCAATACAAGATGGCCgaacaaagaaaagaaacaatGATGACCCTAAAAGTTGAACGGGAGCAGGCGTACAAGGAACACTTGAAAACGATCgaaagacaaaatgatttaaaaatcttgtgtgaAAAACACGCCCATCTCGACGAACCGTTCAAGTCAATTGTCATCGAACAAAAGCGCGCGATTTGCGCAAAGTGGGGTTGGGAGATGCCATcggtttag
- the LOC110889723 gene encoding protein transport protein SFT2 — protein sequence MHKTAQAWFTGGPSQKNSDLTNQPPSLLADWNAYAASSQSNQDLDSSGLGFDLEAAVRDKVSGTFNVVSKGVRDIPGNLQSATSNVPTGKSLMTFGILLAIGVFLVFIAVTVFLPVMVLVPQKFAICFTIGCALIIASFFALKGYRTQFAHMTSKERLPITLGFVGSMVGTIYVSMVLHSYVLSVFFSMLQVISLSYYAISYFPGGSAGVKFFTSAITSSILRCFGR from the exons ATGCACAAAACGGCGCAAGCATGGTTCACCGGTGGTCCGAGCCAGAAGAACAGCGATCTGACAAACCAACCACCTTCTCTTCTTGCTGATTGGAACGCTTACGCTGCATCTTCACAGTCTAATCAAGATCTAGATTCTTCTGGTCTCGGTTTCGATCTCGAAGCTGCTGTTCGAGATAAGGTTTCCGGCACCTTTAACGT AGTTTCAAAGGGAGTGAGGGACATACCTGGAAACTTGCAATCTGCAACAAGCAATGTCCCAACTGGAAAATCTCTTATGACATTTGGAATCCTTCTTGCCATTGGGGTGTTCCTTGTGTTCATTGCCGTCACTGTGTTTCTACCGGTCATGGTGCTCGTGCCTCAGAAGTTTGCTATATGTTTCACTATCGGTTGTGCCCTCATAATCGCTTCGTTTTTTGCTCTCAAAGGATATAGAACCCAGTTCGCGCATATGACATCTAAAGAG AGACTCCCTATTACGTTAGGCTTTGTCGGCAGCATGGTGGGCACCATTTACGTTTCAATGGTGCTTCACAGTTACGTTCTTTCTGTATTCTTCTCTATGTTACAG GTCATTTCATTGTCATACTATGCAATTTCCTACTTTCCGGGAGGATCGGCTGGCGTGAAATTCTTCACCTCTGCTATCACTTCTTCAATTCTTAGATGCTTTGGGAGGTGA